A single region of the Vagococcus teuberi genome encodes:
- a CDS encoding DUF927 domain-containing protein, with amino-acid sequence MLHFLNLLETFGVTNTNIRIIKEKGITTKNFKTDSVGRLEFKEWLETNKLSNKTIFGTFNQPYLESLSKKTLSDKDIEDRHFIMIDFDPIREKSTSSTKEEKEKALNIANNVCQFLKEHQFESLITCDSGNGYHILIPITPISATETTEDVGRFLKLLAEKFSTTEVEVDTTVKNPSRLTKVYGCFATKGESTEDRPHRKSSILTKNYSAVTNDFKLVSQLLEESDFQEKKQVTSKTFVRAYTKKWLDFYKIEYRIQQGDVPGMTLFILKNCPLAVHSNNQSGATIQQTADNKVRFSCLHESHSYLTIKDFQQKYPIPEEAFIQNSIESFHNERIDFNLESYTLKKDGLFKHTDKGSYKISEPLYIEKSRRIKETNESQYLLKYLSGSEWLEKWIGGEQLISNEFKKLNKFSVQIPPRAEADMIDFLIKQANQLSVEHYHNSIGWEGNSFLMNHAYSSTSEVNSTLDDSSLLDLEVNGTLGNWLDMVTNEVLGTDLELALSIGFSSVIIGKLSQTYPDLSTLFISIEGDSTTGKSSSQMFMTSLYGSYLSLMDTWNSTPYSILAKVERNNGVLYALDELGSCNQSNLTNLIYQLATGRSRLRLNKDAQLKETFRFSTTIVSSSEISLKDRTTSFQGIDARILPFRQIQWTKSAESSERIKKISHANRGCPAVYFVSRLMEISKYEKVIIDYYELAKDKLSTLFKQNQLKGRLIAQYAVILGTSYLINDIFPFELDILKIQENLNTSYLSAVNLSEFSDDLTYEEVLTNIFLEYKSSLLHKGNYLQNPNRFVGRFKEIKGQIKVNIAMADFEQSLKLYYPNSEVRYLIKKMIDRGLILTENGRNTKRIHISGTHFTTYEYMLSKEVLQFGNSQSLVMGTTNLQKISSININDLEDDELL; translated from the coding sequence ATGTTACATTTTTTAAATCTTTTAGAAACGTTTGGTGTTACTAACACCAATATTAGAATTATCAAAGAAAAAGGTATAACAACTAAAAATTTTAAAACAGACAGCGTGGGAAGATTAGAGTTTAAAGAGTGGTTAGAGACGAATAAGTTGTCAAACAAAACTATTTTTGGGACGTTTAATCAGCCATACTTAGAATCATTATCAAAAAAAACTTTGTCTGATAAAGATATCGAGGACAGACATTTTATTATGATTGATTTTGATCCAATCAGAGAAAAAAGTACTAGTTCAACAAAAGAAGAGAAAGAAAAGGCACTCAACATAGCAAACAATGTTTGCCAATTTTTAAAGGAACACCAATTTGAAAGTCTAATTACGTGTGATTCCGGAAATGGCTATCATATTTTGATTCCTATTACTCCTATCTCCGCGACTGAGACAACCGAGGATGTCGGAAGGTTTCTAAAACTGTTAGCTGAAAAATTTTCAACAACAGAAGTTGAAGTAGATACGACTGTAAAAAATCCTTCCAGACTAACGAAAGTTTATGGTTGTTTTGCTACAAAAGGTGAGAGTACAGAGGATAGACCACATAGAAAAAGTAGTATTTTAACGAAAAATTATTCGGCAGTGACTAATGATTTTAAATTAGTGAGTCAGTTGTTAGAGGAATCAGATTTTCAAGAAAAAAAGCAAGTTACATCAAAAACTTTTGTTAGAGCATATACAAAAAAATGGTTAGATTTTTATAAAATTGAATACCGAATTCAGCAAGGTGATGTACCTGGTATGACTCTTTTCATCTTGAAAAATTGTCCGCTAGCTGTTCATTCAAATAATCAGAGTGGGGCAACCATTCAACAAACGGCTGATAATAAAGTGAGATTTTCATGCTTGCACGAATCTCATTCATATTTAACGATAAAAGACTTTCAACAAAAATACCCAATACCTGAGGAAGCTTTTATACAAAATTCGATAGAATCTTTTCATAATGAAAGAATAGATTTCAATTTAGAAAGTTATACCTTAAAGAAAGATGGTCTATTCAAACATACTGACAAAGGGTCTTATAAGATATCGGAACCACTCTATATAGAAAAAAGCAGACGAATCAAAGAGACCAACGAATCTCAGTATCTCTTAAAATATTTGTCAGGATCAGAGTGGTTAGAAAAATGGATAGGTGGTGAACAGTTAATAAGTAATGAATTTAAAAAATTAAATAAGTTTTCGGTACAAATACCTCCAAGAGCAGAGGCTGACATGATTGATTTTTTAATAAAACAGGCAAATCAATTATCAGTTGAACATTATCACAATAGTATAGGATGGGAAGGAAATAGTTTTTTAATGAATCACGCTTATTCATCAACGTCTGAAGTGAATTCTACTCTTGATGATTCTAGTTTATTAGATCTCGAAGTTAATGGGACATTGGGAAATTGGCTTGATATGGTGACCAATGAAGTATTGGGAACAGATTTAGAGTTGGCTTTATCTATAGGTTTTAGCTCTGTTATTATTGGAAAATTGTCTCAAACATATCCAGATTTATCAACCTTATTTATTTCGATTGAGGGAGATTCAACAACAGGTAAATCAAGTAGTCAGATGTTTATGACATCATTATACGGATCTTATCTTTCGTTAATGGATACTTGGAATTCAACTCCATACAGTATATTGGCAAAGGTGGAACGGAATAATGGCGTACTTTATGCGTTGGATGAATTAGGTTCATGTAATCAATCTAATCTAACGAATCTAATCTATCAGTTAGCGACAGGTAGAAGTCGATTAAGGTTAAACAAAGATGCCCAGTTAAAAGAAACGTTTCGGTTCTCAACAACCATTGTTAGCTCTTCTGAGATTAGCTTGAAGGATAGAACGACTAGTTTTCAAGGGATTGATGCGCGTATCTTACCTTTTAGACAAATTCAGTGGACGAAATCAGCTGAATCTTCTGAAAGGATAAAAAAGATAAGCCATGCCAACAGAGGGTGTCCAGCAGTTTACTTTGTTAGCAGATTAATGGAAATTTCAAAATATGAAAAAGTTATTATTGATTATTACGAACTTGCTAAAGATAAATTATCGACATTGTTTAAACAGAATCAATTAAAAGGAAGATTAATCGCACAGTATGCTGTTATCTTGGGTACTTCTTATCTGATTAATGATATATTTCCCTTTGAGTTAGATATTTTAAAAATTCAAGAGAACTTAAATACCAGTTATTTGTCAGCTGTTAATTTATCAGAATTTTCTGATGATTTAACATATGAAGAAGTATTGACTAATATTTTTTTGGAATATAAATCCTCATTGTTACATAAAGGAAATTATTTACAAAATCCTAATCGTTTTGTTGGTAGATTTAAAGAAATAAAAGGACAGATAAAAGTTAATATAGCCATGGCCGATTTTGAGCAAAGTCTGAAACTATATTATCCCAATTCAGAGGTGCGCTATCTGATAAAGAAAATGATAGATAGAGGATTGATCCTGACTGAAAATGGCCGGAATACTAAACGAATACATATATCTGGCACACATTTTACAACCTATGAATATATGTTAAGTAAAGAAGTGTTGCAGTTCGGCAACAGTCAATCATTAGTAATGGGAACAACAAACTTACAAAAAATATCTTCTATCAATATTAACGATTTGGAAGATGATGAACTACTATAA
- a CDS encoding viroplasmin family protein, producing the protein MVSKYYAVREGRVPGIYNTWVECQEQINGFRNASFKSFDNKEEAEEFVKGVHSQSIIKQPTSDIDVQIYVDGSWNDRKQQYGWSYVLVVDGESVDSGYGKGNKPEYLDQHQISGEVVAVLQGLRRAVYLGYKHAEIVYDYLGIEKWPLGDWKAKSDIAGAYLHLIKQYHHQIDLSFKKVKSHSGDRFNDEADRLAKKGANKS; encoded by the coding sequence ATGGTAAGTAAATATTATGCAGTCAGAGAAGGTAGAGTTCCAGGCATTTATAATACCTGGGTAGAATGTCAAGAACAAATTAATGGATTTCGCAATGCCTCATTTAAGTCATTTGACAACAAAGAAGAAGCCGAAGAATTTGTAAAAGGAGTACACTCTCAGTCAATCATTAAACAGCCAACATCTGACATAGATGTTCAAATCTATGTTGATGGGTCATGGAATGACAGGAAACAACAGTATGGTTGGAGCTATGTGCTAGTGGTAGATGGTGAATCGGTAGACAGTGGTTATGGTAAAGGGAACAAACCAGAGTATTTAGATCAACATCAAATTAGTGGGGAAGTAGTCGCAGTATTACAAGGATTAAGAAGAGCCGTCTATCTAGGCTATAAACACGCTGAAATCGTTTATGATTACTTAGGGATTGAAAAATGGCCTTTAGGTGATTGGAAAGCGAAGTCTGATATTGCAGGAGCATATCTTCATTTGATAAAGCAGTATCACCATCAAATTGATCTGTCGTTTAAAAAAGTAAAAAGTCATTCGGGTGACCGTTTCAATGACGAAGCAGACCGATTAGCGAAGAAAGGGGCAAATAAGTCATGA
- a CDS encoding recombinase family protein encodes MDPFKMMDVAYCRTSVRRDYKVSIEMQKEVIQQHVTHDISKWFIDDGLSGSTINRPDFARLIEWVTSSTQSRTLYVTRYDRLSRNVSNALDFLELCQTHHVEVVSVLEPIPSSLGDKQAAQLLFVQILFSLAEFTRSVTIENINQGLAQKKLEKKVLSAKVPFGYRYQEGKIVPHPSEARVVRQIFSLYTSTSMGYQKIAQQLQKEGKTFRGKPFKKHHVAAILRHSVYTGRIGHNSKNLTPYLSHDVIPIIQPDIFQQAIEKRSRRLPKKRDTREYSLRKKISCPYCDRKLSPKMQSDSIYHHTYHYYACGHEDCVGYRLDASKIEKEVLTSIKTYLTETDNLTTLLDELKKQLSQVAKQKEATVSDLMKQKSCIFDQYEQGTLSKKEMVQQLDILTKQLNDVTSITLTEEQLEERVTQLLHLSDNTIQDVIWSYIDHIQVTPDKQLKEVLLYGIRIQSDVV; translated from the coding sequence ATGGATCCGTTTAAAATGATGGATGTAGCCTATTGTCGAACGTCGGTTCGAAGAGACTACAAAGTATCGATTGAGATGCAGAAGGAAGTCATTCAACAACATGTCACACACGATATATCCAAGTGGTTCATTGATGATGGTCTTTCAGGAAGTACCATCAATCGTCCAGATTTTGCCAGATTGATTGAATGGGTGACATCCTCCACACAATCAAGAACACTCTATGTGACACGATATGATCGGCTTTCCCGAAATGTTTCTAATGCGCTTGATTTCCTTGAGTTATGTCAGACACATCATGTTGAAGTGGTATCGGTGTTAGAACCGATACCTTCTTCTTTAGGAGACAAACAAGCCGCTCAATTGTTGTTTGTTCAAATCCTTTTTTCATTAGCTGAGTTCACACGTAGTGTCACGATTGAAAATATCAATCAAGGATTGGCACAGAAGAAGTTAGAAAAGAAAGTATTGAGTGCAAAAGTACCCTTTGGGTATCGCTATCAAGAAGGAAAGATTGTTCCCCATCCATCTGAAGCGAGGGTTGTCAGACAAATTTTTTCTCTCTACACGTCCACTTCAATGGGCTATCAAAAAATTGCCCAACAACTTCAAAAAGAAGGAAAGACTTTTCGAGGTAAACCATTTAAAAAACATCATGTTGCGGCTATTTTACGACATTCCGTTTATACTGGACGCATTGGACACAACAGTAAGAATCTAACCCCCTACCTGTCACACGATGTGATACCGATTATTCAACCAGATATCTTTCAACAAGCCATAGAAAAACGGTCACGTCGCTTACCAAAGAAGAGAGATACACGAGAGTATTCTCTGAGAAAGAAAATTTCCTGCCCGTATTGTGATAGAAAGCTAAGTCCAAAAATGCAAAGTGATAGTATCTATCATCATACCTATCATTATTATGCGTGTGGTCATGAAGACTGTGTAGGTTATCGATTGGATGCATCAAAGATAGAAAAAGAAGTACTAACCTCTATTAAAACGTATCTGACAGAGACAGATAATCTCACGACATTACTGGATGAACTAAAGAAACAGCTATCACAAGTAGCGAAGCAAAAAGAGGCAACTGTGAGTGATTTGATGAAACAGAAGTCTTGCATATTTGATCAATATGAACAAGGAACACTATCCAAAAAGGAGATGGTTCAACAACTAGACATACTCACAAAACAACTGAATGATGTGACATCTATTACGTTGACTGAAGAACAATTAGAAGAGAGAGTAACTCAATTACTCCATCTATCTGACAATACTATTCAAGATGTCATTTGGTCTTATATTGACCACATACAAGTTACACCAGACAAACAATTAAAGGAGGTTCTTTTATATGGCATTCGGATTCAATCAGACGTTGTCTGA
- a CDS encoding recombinase family protein produces the protein MAFGFNQTLSDSLDQPKAALYLRVSTTEQAVHGYSLAAQEQVIRQFCLQRGYDVYDVYADEGISGKRTENRPAFQKMMADARENLFDMVIVWKLSRLGRNNRDILNTTEELYKHNVSFYSISEQFDISTSTGRLMLQLLGSFGEFERNQISENVQLAMRSLVRDQKRFAGGRMLGYVSTVDDEGRKQLAIQEEEAVIVRKIYQDYANGKGYRAIANDLNRLGYQTVKGNSFSTVAVKDILMNKTYGGYLEYAKYVNWEEKRRKGKNPQPIVVEGTHEPIVDKDLFESVQTRMKVAKKQPQWNERGENLLTGLLRCPECGGPMAASNTTNTLKDGTKKRIRYYSCANFRNKGASVCHANSVRADKAEQFVADRLQEVIQVPEILEGLVKALNKEINQQACQAEQESHTLQQQLTDIQTKQAKWQQVLDDKPELYSDLKERLEQLESDTIMIQQRQREIERLKQTKKQPIQVTDISRILEAIQQFINKSSKKEIKQVYQSFIKEITFNKETKDQFQLHLYFDEAIVNQLNTIYQKAISRGDMAIFVYKDRIGFRL, from the coding sequence ATGGCATTCGGATTCAATCAGACGTTGTCTGATTCATTAGACCAACCAAAGGCAGCACTCTATCTAAGAGTATCAACGACAGAACAAGCGGTTCATGGGTATTCATTGGCCGCACAAGAACAAGTGATTCGACAATTTTGTTTACAACGAGGGTATGATGTGTACGACGTTTATGCAGATGAAGGGATTAGTGGAAAACGGACAGAGAATCGCCCAGCCTTTCAAAAGATGATGGCAGACGCAAGAGAAAACTTATTTGATATGGTAATAGTGTGGAAACTCTCTCGTTTAGGTCGTAATAATCGAGATATCTTAAATACCACAGAAGAACTCTATAAACATAATGTGAGCTTCTACTCGATTAGTGAACAGTTTGATATTAGTACGAGTACAGGACGATTAATGCTTCAATTATTAGGGTCATTTGGTGAGTTTGAACGAAATCAAATTAGTGAGAATGTTCAACTCGCGATGCGGTCATTGGTGCGAGATCAAAAACGATTTGCGGGCGGTCGTATGTTAGGGTATGTGAGTACTGTAGATGATGAAGGTCGAAAACAATTAGCGATTCAAGAAGAGGAAGCCGTGATTGTGAGAAAAATCTATCAAGACTATGCAAATGGGAAAGGCTATCGAGCGATAGCGAATGACTTAAACCGATTAGGTTATCAAACAGTGAAAGGCAACTCATTTTCAACTGTGGCTGTTAAAGATATTTTGATGAATAAAACGTATGGTGGTTATTTAGAATATGCGAAGTACGTCAATTGGGAAGAGAAGAGACGAAAAGGAAAGAACCCTCAACCGATAGTGGTTGAGGGGACCCATGAGCCAATTGTTGACAAAGACCTATTTGAGAGTGTCCAGACACGCATGAAAGTCGCAAAGAAACAGCCACAATGGAACGAACGAGGTGAAAATCTTCTGACAGGTCTACTCAGATGTCCAGAGTGTGGGGGACCAATGGCAGCAAGCAACACAACCAATACCTTAAAGGATGGAACGAAGAAACGGATCCGATACTACTCTTGCGCTAACTTTCGAAATAAGGGAGCAAGTGTCTGTCATGCGAACTCGGTAAGAGCTGACAAGGCTGAACAGTTTGTGGCAGATAGACTACAAGAGGTCATTCAAGTTCCTGAGATACTGGAAGGGTTAGTGAAGGCGTTGAATAAGGAAATCAACCAACAAGCCTGTCAAGCTGAACAAGAATCACACACATTACAGCAGCAATTGACTGATATTCAAACGAAACAAGCGAAGTGGCAGCAAGTGTTGGATGATAAGCCTGAGCTATATTCAGACTTGAAAGAACGATTGGAACAGCTAGAGAGCGACACCATTATGATTCAACAACGCCAACGTGAGATAGAACGTCTTAAACAAACTAAGAAACAACCGATTCAAGTCACGGATATTAGTCGGATATTAGAAGCGATTCAACAATTCATAAATAAAAGTTCAAAGAAGGAGATTAAGCAAGTCTATCAATCTTTCATCAAAGAAATCACGTTTAACAAAGAGACAAAAGATCAATTTCAGTTACACCTTTACTTTGATGAAGCCATAGTCAATCAACTGAATACTATCTATCAAAAAGCCATATCTCGCGGAGATATGGCTATTTTTGTATACAAAGATAGAATAGGATTTCGTTTATAA
- a CDS encoding IS6 family transposase produces the protein MNHFKGKQFQQDVIIVAVGYYLRYNLSYRDVQEILYDRGINVSHTTIYRWVQEYGKLLYQIWKKKNKQSFYSWKMDETYIKIKGKWHYLYRAIDADGLTLDILLRKKRNTQAAYAFLKRLVKQFGEPRVLVTDKAPSIKSAFKKLKEQGFYQATEHRTVKYLNNLIEQDHRPIKRRNKFYRSLRTASTTIKGMETIRGLYKKSRKEGTLFDFSVCTEIKVLFGIPA, from the coding sequence ATGAATCATTTTAAAGGGAAACAATTTCAACAGGATGTGATTATTGTAGCCGTTGGCTATTATCTTCGTTATAACCTAAGCTATCGAGACGTTCAAGAAATCCTATATGATCGTGGCATTAACGTTTCTCATACGACGATTTATCGTTGGGTACAAGAATACGGCAAACTACTCTATCAAATTTGGAAAAAGAAAAATAAACAGTCCTTTTATTCGTGGAAAATGGACGAAACCTATATTAAAATTAAAGGGAAATGGCATTATTTGTATCGAGCCATCGATGCAGATGGTTTAACCTTGGATATTTTGTTACGTAAAAAACGGAATACACAAGCAGCGTATGCTTTTCTTAAACGATTAGTCAAACAATTTGGTGAACCAAGAGTTCTCGTTACGGATAAAGCACCATCTATTAAGAGCGCCTTCAAAAAGTTGAAAGAACAGGGATTTTATCAAGCAACGGAACATCGTACCGTTAAATATCTGAATAATTTGATTGAACAAGACCACCGCCCAATCAAACGACGCAATAAATTCTATCGAAGTTTACGCACGGCCTCTACCACGATTAAAGGCATGGAAACCATTCGAGGACTATATAAAAAAAGTCGAAAAGAAGGCACTCTTTTCGACTTTTCAGTCTGCACGGAAATCAAGGTATTGTTTGGAATTCCGGCATAA
- a CDS encoding helicase-related protein, with translation MEIIDNIQKTLKDDLSLELNKGSKVSIAAASFSIYAYDQLKKKLGNVDELRFIFTSPTFIKEGAKKEKREFYIPRREREKNLYGSEFEVKLRNEMTQKAIAKECADWIREKATFKSNVTNENMMGFINVDDTSYMPINSFTTVDLGIDRGNNAYYMIQKSSKPMSESYLRLFEEIWNDKSRLQEVTDKVIESITTVYNENSPDYLYFVTLYNIFNEFLEDVSEDELPNEATGFKESKIWNTLYNFQEDATLAIINKLEKYNGCILADSVGLGKTFTALAVIKYYENRNKSVLVLCPKKLANNWNTYKENYINNPIAQDRMNYDVLFHTDLSRDKGQSNGLDLDRINWGNYDLVVIDESHNFRNGGKISGDEDKENRYLRLLNKVIRKGVKTKVLMLSATPVNNRFLDLKNQLALAYEGESEVLNNKLKTKKSIDDIFKQAQTAFNSWSKLDLEERTTSSLLKMLDYDFFELLDSVTIARSRKHIQKYYDTTAIGTFPKRNVPISKRPGLTDLSKAVTYNEIFEQLNLLQLCIYTPTDYVLPSKFGKYVDKYDSKQVKGGLTQSGREKGIKRLMSINLMKRMESSVHSFKLTLDRINTLITNTIEEVEKYEKNIKTNPMILDDYSNIDFDGDDREEDVFVIGQKVQIEIGDMDYKTWKRELKEDRDILELLIALVEDITPEHDKKLKTLFDMIDDKQKNPINPGNKKILIFTAFADTANYLYDNVSKYVKEKYNLDSAIVSGSTDGKTTIKGIGTDLNTVLTLFSPISKDKDLLMPNLDEEIDILIATDVISEGQNLQDCDYLINYDIHWNPVRIIQRFGRIDRIGSRNESIQLVNFWPDITLDEYINLKARVETRMKIVDMTATGDDNVLTSEEKGDLEYRKNQLERLQNEVVDIEDMNTGISIMDLGLNEFRLDLLDYVKKHPDLDQAPKGMNAIVESTVELPAGVIFVLRNIQESVNINSQNRLHPFYMVYLSEEGEVITDHLEPKDLLDHFKLLTKGKTEPDEDLYTAFNRETKDGRDMSQYSGFLEEAILSIIDVKNESEIDSFISGKEMSFLSESIEGLDDFELISFLVIKDKE, from the coding sequence TTGGAAATTATCGATAATATACAAAAAACCTTAAAAGATGATTTATCGCTTGAATTAAACAAGGGAAGCAAAGTATCAATTGCAGCAGCTAGTTTCTCAATCTATGCTTACGATCAATTAAAAAAGAAATTAGGAAACGTTGATGAATTGAGATTTATTTTTACATCTCCAACGTTTATTAAAGAAGGAGCGAAAAAAGAAAAAAGAGAATTCTATATCCCTAGACGTGAAAGAGAAAAGAATCTCTATGGATCTGAATTTGAAGTAAAGCTTAGAAATGAAATGACTCAAAAAGCAATTGCTAAAGAGTGTGCAGACTGGATAAGAGAGAAGGCTACATTTAAGTCCAATGTGACAAATGAAAATATGATGGGCTTCATTAATGTAGATGATACAAGTTATATGCCTATTAACAGCTTTACTACAGTAGACTTGGGAATTGATAGAGGAAATAACGCTTACTATATGATTCAGAAATCTTCAAAACCTATGAGCGAATCCTATCTTAGACTTTTTGAGGAAATTTGGAATGATAAATCAAGACTACAAGAAGTAACAGATAAAGTAATAGAAAGTATAACAACTGTCTATAATGAAAATTCTCCAGACTATTTATACTTTGTAACCCTATACAATATTTTTAATGAATTCCTTGAAGATGTCTCTGAAGACGAATTACCCAATGAAGCTACAGGGTTTAAAGAAAGTAAAATCTGGAATACGCTTTATAACTTTCAAGAAGATGCAACGTTAGCGATTATTAATAAGCTTGAAAAATACAATGGATGTATTCTTGCTGACTCTGTAGGTTTAGGTAAAACATTCACTGCCTTAGCTGTTATTAAATACTATGAGAATCGAAATAAGTCAGTCTTAGTCCTTTGTCCCAAAAAGCTTGCAAATAACTGGAATACATACAAAGAAAATTACATTAACAATCCTATTGCACAAGATAGGATGAATTATGATGTTCTTTTCCACACAGACTTGAGCAGAGATAAAGGTCAGTCAAATGGTCTAGACCTAGATAGAATTAATTGGGGAAACTATGACTTGGTTGTCATTGATGAATCCCATAATTTTAGAAATGGCGGAAAGATTTCAGGCGATGAAGATAAAGAAAATAGGTATTTGCGTCTTTTAAATAAGGTAATCAGAAAAGGTGTAAAAACTAAAGTTTTAATGCTATCTGCAACACCTGTAAATAATAGATTCTTAGATTTAAAAAACCAGCTTGCTTTAGCCTATGAAGGTGAAAGTGAGGTCTTAAATAATAAATTAAAAACAAAGAAAAGCATCGATGATATTTTTAAACAAGCACAGACAGCTTTTAATAGCTGGAGCAAACTCGACCTAGAAGAAAGGACAACGAGTAGTCTATTAAAAATGCTTGACTATGACTTTTTTGAATTACTAGATAGTGTGACTATTGCAAGATCAAGAAAACATATTCAAAAATATTATGATACTACAGCAATAGGAACATTTCCTAAGAGAAATGTTCCTATTTCAAAAAGACCAGGTCTTACAGATTTAAGCAAAGCTGTTACCTATAACGAGATATTTGAGCAATTGAACCTCTTACAATTATGTATTTATACTCCTACAGACTATGTCTTACCAAGTAAATTTGGAAAATACGTAGATAAGTACGATTCAAAACAAGTCAAAGGTGGATTGACTCAGTCAGGTAGAGAAAAAGGTATTAAGAGACTGATGTCAATAAACTTAATGAAACGTATGGAAAGCTCAGTCCATTCTTTTAAGCTAACATTAGATAGAATTAATACCTTAATTACCAACACAATAGAAGAAGTAGAAAAATACGAGAAGAATATCAAAACAAATCCAATGATCTTGGATGATTATTCCAACATTGATTTTGATGGGGATGACCGAGAAGAAGATGTTTTTGTTATCGGTCAAAAAGTTCAAATCGAGATAGGTGATATGGATTATAAGACGTGGAAACGAGAGCTTAAGGAAGATAGGGATATTCTTGAATTACTAATAGCTTTGGTTGAGGACATTACACCAGAGCATGATAAAAAGCTAAAAACCTTGTTTGACATGATAGATGATAAGCAAAAAAATCCTATCAACCCTGGTAACAAGAAGATTTTAATTTTTACAGCCTTTGCAGATACAGCCAATTACTTATATGACAATGTTAGTAAGTACGTAAAAGAAAAATATAATCTGGATTCGGCCATTGTTAGCGGATCTACTGATGGAAAGACAACAATCAAAGGAATCGGAACAGATTTGAATACAGTTCTTACTTTATTCTCACCAATTTCTAAAGATAAAGATTTATTAATGCCTAATCTTGATGAAGAGATAGATATTCTTATTGCTACAGATGTTATTTCTGAAGGTCAAAACTTACAGGACTGTGACTATTTAATCAACTATGATATCCATTGGAATCCTGTGCGTATTATTCAAAGGTTTGGACGTATTGATCGTATTGGTAGTAGAAATGAAAGTATTCAGCTAGTTAACTTTTGGCCAGATATTACACTGGATGAATATATAAATTTAAAGGCTAGAGTAGAAACTAGAATGAAAATTGTTGATATGACAGCTACTGGGGATGATAATGTCCTAACATCAGAAGAAAAAGGTGATCTTGAGTATCGGAAAAATCAACTAGAAAGGCTTCAAAATGAAGTTGTTGATATTGAAGATATGAATACTGGAATTTCTATAATGGATTTAGGTCTTAACGAGTTTAGGTTGGATTTACTTGATTATGTAAAGAAACATCCAGACTTAGACCAAGCTCCAAAAGGGATGAATGCCATTGTTGAATCAACGGTCGAACTACCAGCAGGTGTTATCTTTGTTTTAAGAAATATCCAAGAGAGCGTCAATATCAATAGTCAAAACAGACTACACCCTTTCTATATGGTTTATTTATCAGAAGAAGGTGAAGTTATTACAGATCACTTAGAACCTAAAGACTTATTAGATCACTTTAAATTGCTTACGAAAGGAAAGACAGAGCCTGATGAAGATCTCTATACGGCTTTTAATAGAGAAACTAAAGATGGTCGGGATATGAGTCAGTATTCTGGATTTCTAGAGGAAGCTATACTCTCAATTATTGATGTAAAAAATGAGAGTGAAATTGATAGCTTCATAAGTGGAAAAGAAATGAGTTTCTTATCTGAATCAATTGAAGGATTAGATGACTTTGAATTGATTAGTTTTCTAGTGATTAAGGATAAGGAGTGA
- a CDS encoding DUF4391 domain-containing protein, translating to MFDLPKKTQIKRNIYKKLIYEKFPKELSGNKKEIFDKEIKKITLINEISEQSINIRPTDNVSAIFLVLIELKTKDFTNANISLVSRLFGQKILVVLKYEDEYRLSIYETKLLLGDWKKKDEISLILQGLDLSNVWENLVTQVAKIEIEEGNSLEEQISLEARKEKLIKLIEKTEKQARKESQAKKKFELYKQLKEYKKELEEM from the coding sequence ATGTTCGACTTACCTAAGAAGACTCAGATAAAGAGAAATATTTATAAAAAACTTATTTATGAGAAATTCCCTAAAGAATTGTCGGGAAATAAAAAGGAAATCTTCGATAAAGAAATAAAAAAAATTACTCTCATAAACGAAATATCTGAGCAATCAATAAATATTAGGCCTACAGACAATGTCTCAGCAATTTTTTTAGTATTGATAGAACTAAAAACTAAGGATTTTACCAATGCCAATATAAGTTTAGTTTCAAGGCTTTTTGGTCAGAAAATCTTAGTGGTTTTGAAATATGAAGATGAATATAGACTATCGATATACGAAACAAAACTCCTGCTAGGGGATTGGAAAAAAAAAGATGAGATAAGTCTGATTTTACAAGGTCTCGATCTATCAAATGTTTGGGAAAACCTGGTAACTCAAGTTGCTAAAATTGAGATTGAGGAAGGAAACAGTTTAGAAGAACAAATTAGTTTAGAAGCTAGAAAAGAGAAACTAATTAAATTAATAGAAAAGACAGAAAAACAAGCTAGAAAAGAATCACAAGCAAAGAAAAAATTTGAGCTTTATAAACAGCTAAAAGAATATAAAAAAGAGTTGGAGGAGATGTAA